From a single Paraburkholderia sp. FT54 genomic region:
- a CDS encoding aldehyde dehydrogenase, with amino-acid sequence MDKKSLSFWQDKAATLSIEGRAFIGGEYRDAEGGRTFDCLSPIDGKLLAKVADSGAVDVDAAVAAARRAFDSGVWSGLNPRQRKAVLLRWAASIREHMDELALLETLDAGKPIADTTSVDVPGAAYCVEWFAEAIDKIGGEVAPADHHLVGLVTREPIGVVAAVVPWNFPILMASWKFGPALAAGNSVVLKPSEKSPLTAIRLAQLALDAGIPPGVFNVVPGAGEPGKLLALHQDVDCLAFTGSTNVGKLIMQYAGQSNLKRVWLELGGKSPNIVMPDCPDMDRAANAAAGAIFYNMGEMCTAGSRLLVHRDIKDAFLDKLIAAARSYTPGNPLDPKTSMGAIVDKVQLERVLGYIEAGRAEAKLLLGGARVKEETGGFYIEPTIFDIPASGAKVAREEIFGPVLSVITFDTVEEAIRIANDSEYGLAAAVWTSNLTTAHEVSRQLRAGTVWVNCYDEGGDMNFPFGGYKQSGNGRDKSLHALEKYTELKSTLVRLR; translated from the coding sequence ATGGACAAGAAATCTCTTTCTTTCTGGCAAGACAAGGCCGCTACGCTTTCGATCGAAGGCCGGGCGTTTATCGGCGGCGAATACCGCGATGCTGAAGGCGGCCGCACGTTCGACTGCCTGAGCCCGATCGACGGCAAGCTGCTCGCGAAGGTGGCCGACAGCGGCGCGGTCGACGTCGATGCTGCCGTTGCCGCCGCGCGCCGCGCGTTTGACTCCGGCGTGTGGTCGGGCCTCAATCCGCGTCAGCGTAAAGCCGTTCTGCTGCGCTGGGCCGCGTCGATTCGCGAGCACATGGACGAGCTCGCGCTGCTCGAAACGCTCGACGCGGGCAAGCCGATCGCCGACACCACCAGCGTGGACGTGCCGGGCGCGGCGTACTGCGTTGAGTGGTTCGCTGAAGCGATCGACAAGATCGGCGGCGAAGTCGCGCCGGCCGATCATCATCTGGTCGGACTCGTCACGCGCGAGCCGATCGGCGTGGTGGCTGCGGTGGTGCCGTGGAATTTCCCGATCCTGATGGCGTCGTGGAAATTCGGCCCGGCGTTGGCCGCTGGCAATAGCGTGGTGCTCAAGCCGTCGGAGAAGTCGCCGCTCACCGCGATCCGCCTCGCGCAGCTTGCACTCGACGCAGGCATTCCCCCCGGCGTGTTCAACGTCGTGCCGGGCGCGGGCGAGCCGGGCAAGCTACTGGCTCTGCATCAGGACGTGGACTGTCTCGCCTTCACTGGTTCGACCAACGTCGGCAAACTGATCATGCAGTACGCGGGGCAATCCAACCTGAAGCGCGTTTGGCTCGAACTCGGCGGCAAATCGCCCAACATCGTGATGCCGGATTGCCCCGATATGGATCGCGCGGCGAATGCGGCGGCCGGTGCGATCTTCTACAACATGGGCGAAATGTGCACGGCGGGTTCGCGCCTGCTCGTGCACCGCGACATTAAGGACGCGTTCCTCGACAAACTGATCGCCGCGGCGCGCAGTTACACGCCCGGCAATCCGCTCGACCCGAAGACGTCGATGGGCGCGATCGTCGACAAGGTTCAGCTCGAACGCGTGCTCGGCTATATCGAGGCAGGCCGCGCCGAAGCGAAACTGCTGCTCGGCGGCGCGCGCGTGAAAGAGGAAACGGGCGGCTTCTATATCGAGCCGACCATCTTCGACATTCCGGCCTCCGGCGCGAAGGTCGCGCGTGAGGAAATCTTCGGGCCGGTGTTGTCGGTGATCACGTTCGACACGGTGGAAGAGGCGATCAGGATCGCTAACGACAGCGAGTATGGTCTCGCCGCCGCGGTCTGGACTTCGAACCTGACCACCGCGCACGAGGTGTCCCGCCAACTTCGCGCCGGCACGGTGTGGGTCAATTGCTACGACGAAGGCGGCGACATGAATTTCCCGTTCGGCGGCTACAAGCAATCGGGCAACGGCCGCGACAAGTCGCTGCATGCTCTGGAAAAATACACCGAGCTGAAGTCCACGCTGGTGCGGCTGCGCTAA
- a CDS encoding MFS transporter: protein MSSANSKRFAPAFNQTTLVILAGALILSAAMGIRQTFGLFIGPFSFDRGLPVTLIAFAIALHNLVWGFAQPFAGAAADRYGSAPVVAFGATTFAAGLGLAAVAPGGAMLIVGMGLLVGIGVSCTTFGVVLPAVGRIASPEKRSMAMGLVSAGGSAGQVLMVPLVQGIRLGSGIATSLFVLAFLMLLIAPLGMVLDRRARVGTPVQEEHVAPLRKVLGQAAGHRGYRLLTLGFFTCGFQLAFIATHLPEYLSLCHMPVGLGATALALIGLFNMAGSWACGWLGGRFRQHHVLGWLYLIRSVTIGAFFLLPKSPASVVIFAAVMGLTWLGTVPLTSGLVAKVFGTRHLGSLFGVCFLSHQIGSFLGAWLGGLVFDLTGSYSLLWEATVVAGLVAALLHFPIDDTTVSTSAHRAEPAVA, encoded by the coding sequence ATGTCGAGCGCCAACAGCAAACGCTTCGCCCCCGCGTTCAACCAGACGACGCTCGTGATCCTCGCCGGCGCGCTCATTCTGAGCGCCGCGATGGGCATCCGGCAGACCTTTGGCCTGTTCATCGGACCGTTCTCATTCGACCGCGGTTTGCCGGTCACGCTGATTGCGTTCGCGATCGCGCTGCACAATCTCGTGTGGGGTTTCGCCCAACCATTTGCGGGCGCCGCCGCGGATCGTTATGGCTCGGCGCCGGTGGTCGCGTTCGGCGCGACGACGTTCGCGGCAGGTCTCGGCCTCGCGGCAGTGGCGCCGGGCGGCGCCATGCTGATCGTCGGCATGGGACTGCTGGTGGGCATCGGCGTGAGTTGCACGACGTTCGGCGTGGTGCTGCCGGCGGTCGGCCGCATCGCCTCGCCGGAAAAACGCAGTATGGCGATGGGCCTGGTCAGCGCCGGCGGCTCGGCGGGCCAGGTGCTGATGGTTCCGCTCGTGCAAGGCATCCGGCTCGGTTCGGGCATCGCCACGTCGCTCTTCGTGCTGGCTTTCCTGATGCTGCTCATCGCGCCGCTCGGCATGGTGCTCGACCGGCGCGCGCGGGTCGGCACGCCCGTTCAGGAAGAGCATGTAGCGCCGCTTCGCAAGGTGCTGGGTCAAGCGGCCGGGCATCGCGGCTACCGGCTGCTGACGCTCGGTTTCTTCACCTGCGGTTTCCAGCTTGCCTTCATCGCCACGCATCTGCCCGAATATCTGTCGCTTTGCCATATGCCGGTCGGGCTCGGCGCCACCGCGCTCGCGCTGATCGGCCTGTTCAACATGGCGGGCAGTTGGGCGTGCGGCTGGCTGGGCGGCCGCTTCCGGCAGCATCATGTGCTCGGCTGGCTTTACCTGATTCGCAGCGTGACGATCGGCGCGTTCTTTCTCTTGCCGAAAAGCCCGGCGTCGGTGGTGATCTTCGCGGCCGTGATGGGTCTGACCTGGCTCGGCACCGTGCCGCTCACGAGCGGACTCGTCGCGAAAGTGTTCGGCACACGCCACCTTGGCAGCCTGTTCGGGGTCTGCTTTCTGAGCCATCAGATCGGTTCGTTTCTCGGTGCCTGGCTAGGCGGTCTGGTGTTCGATCTGACCGGCTCGTATTCGCTGCTGTGGGAAGCGACGGTGGTCGCCGGCCTCGTCGCCGCGCTGCTGCACTTTCCGATCGACGACACCACCGTGAGCACGTCCGCGCATCGGGCCGAGCCGGCTGTTGCGTGA
- a CDS encoding cupin domain-containing protein: protein MSDVLHDARAPVVKVRPDREMATTQRLPYFVGISASTAGAKGLSMYMVVVPPGGHAEPHFHADYETAIYMLEGKIETRYGPGLRESVITEPGDFLFIPPGVPHQPFNLNTTTAARAIVARNHADEHERVVPYDPASDA, encoded by the coding sequence ATGTCAGACGTTTTGCACGACGCGCGGGCACCCGTCGTCAAGGTTCGACCCGACAGGGAAATGGCGACGACCCAGCGGCTGCCTTACTTTGTCGGCATTTCCGCAAGCACCGCGGGCGCTAAGGGTTTGTCGATGTATATGGTCGTGGTGCCGCCCGGCGGTCATGCCGAGCCACACTTCCACGCCGACTACGAAACCGCGATCTACATGCTCGAGGGCAAGATCGAAACGCGCTATGGGCCCGGCCTGCGCGAGTCCGTCATCACCGAACCAGGCGACTTTCTGTTCATTCCGCCCGGCGTGCCGCATCAGCCGTTCAATCTGAATACGACCACCGCGGCACGCGCGATCGTGGCGCGCAACCATGCGGACGAGCACGAACGCGTCGTGCCGTACGATCCGGCCTCGGACGCGTGA
- a CDS encoding peroxidase-related enzyme yields the protein MANAQPISRYPVPEPDQWPDDIRARILEVQEKAGFVPNVFLTLAHRPDEFRAFFAYHDALMLKEGGLSKGEREMIVVATSAINQCLYCVVAHGAILRIYEKAPLVADQIAVNHRKADITPRQKTMLDFAVKVCSESGTVGDVDFQTLREHGFSDEDVWDIAAITAFFGLSNRMANVISMRPNDEFYLMGRVPKAAADTPKK from the coding sequence ATGGCAAACGCTCAGCCGATCAGCCGCTACCCCGTGCCGGAACCCGATCAATGGCCGGACGACATTCGCGCGCGCATTCTCGAAGTGCAGGAGAAAGCGGGTTTCGTGCCGAATGTATTTCTGACACTGGCGCACCGCCCGGACGAGTTCCGCGCGTTCTTCGCCTATCACGACGCGCTGATGCTGAAAGAGGGCGGCCTCAGCAAAGGCGAGCGCGAGATGATCGTGGTCGCCACCAGCGCGATCAACCAGTGTTTGTATTGCGTGGTCGCGCACGGCGCGATTCTGCGCATCTACGAAAAGGCGCCGTTGGTCGCCGATCAGATCGCCGTCAATCATCGCAAGGCGGATATCACGCCGCGTCAGAAGACGATGCTCGATTTCGCCGTCAAAGTTTGCAGCGAGTCCGGCACGGTCGGCGACGTCGATTTTCAAACGCTGCGCGAGCACGGTTTTTCCGACGAAGACGTCTGGGATATCGCGGCAATCACGGCGTTTTTCGGGTTGTCGAATCGCATGGCCAACGTGATTTCCATGCGTCCGAACGACGAGTTTTATCTGATGGGGCGCGTGCCGAAAGCCGCAGCGGACACGCCGAAAAAATAG
- a CDS encoding MFS transporter, giving the protein MKSAAPVRWPAIAALTAVSALSQVGQFGIGFMVLPVWLAHRGLDAPRAGLFSAAQWTGMLAGLLIAPWLMARIGAKRTVSLGLLATLAAFAAMNALSWPLWLLPGLLTGLGIGLRWIANETWLYSLVPAESSGRVVGVHEALIATAGVIGPALAVWCDVDGRITFAAGAAFTFAAALPLWLTASGEKRPALQEAQPARRKRDQRHLPIGPLVSLGMVVIAAGGIGDGALYGLFPLFADAHGLSATQTATLLTLFGVGGMALQFPVGWLADRAGLAATVIMCAALSTLAICGFALATPASWLAAASALLLGGMNSSFITLGMYAAACSDKAALTRNMRLVSLTFTASSIVGPLAAGFAMKARGSDMLMWQLALMSGALVVYTLGLREGRRQPEHSSSMG; this is encoded by the coding sequence ATGAAATCCGCCGCGCCGGTGCGCTGGCCGGCAATCGCGGCATTGACCGCGGTGTCGGCGCTCTCGCAGGTCGGCCAGTTCGGTATCGGCTTCATGGTGCTGCCCGTGTGGCTCGCTCATCGCGGTCTGGACGCGCCACGCGCCGGGCTCTTCTCCGCTGCGCAGTGGACCGGCATGCTGGCCGGCTTGCTGATCGCACCGTGGCTGATGGCGCGGATCGGCGCGAAACGTACGGTGTCGCTGGGTCTGCTGGCCACGCTCGCGGCGTTCGCCGCCATGAATGCGTTGTCGTGGCCGCTGTGGCTCTTGCCCGGTCTGCTGACGGGGCTCGGCATCGGCTTGCGCTGGATCGCCAACGAAACCTGGCTCTACAGTCTGGTCCCCGCTGAATCGAGCGGACGTGTAGTAGGCGTGCACGAAGCGCTGATCGCCACGGCAGGCGTCATCGGACCGGCGCTCGCCGTATGGTGCGATGTCGATGGACGCATCACGTTCGCGGCCGGTGCGGCCTTCACGTTCGCCGCGGCGCTGCCGCTGTGGCTGACCGCATCGGGCGAGAAACGGCCTGCCTTGCAAGAAGCACAGCCTGCGAGAAGAAAACGCGATCAACGACACCTGCCGATCGGTCCGCTGGTGAGCCTCGGCATGGTAGTCATCGCAGCAGGCGGTATCGGCGACGGCGCGCTTTACGGCCTGTTTCCGCTATTCGCCGACGCACACGGCCTGAGCGCCACGCAAACCGCTACCCTGCTGACGCTGTTTGGTGTCGGCGGCATGGCGCTGCAATTTCCGGTCGGCTGGCTGGCCGACCGCGCGGGGCTCGCGGCGACAGTGATCATGTGCGCCGCGCTCAGCACGCTGGCCATCTGCGGCTTCGCGCTGGCCACGCCCGCATCCTGGCTCGCCGCCGCGAGCGCGCTGTTGCTCGGCGGCATGAACAGTTCGTTCATCACACTCGGCATGTACGCGGCGGCTTGCAGCGACAAGGCCGCACTCACGCGCAACATGCGGCTGGTGTCGCTCACGTTCACCGCGAGCTCGATCGTGGGGCCGCTCGCCGCGGGCTTCGCGATGAAAGCGCGCGGCAGCGACATGCTGATGTGGCAACTGGCGCTGATGAGCGGCGCGCTGGTGGTCTACACGCTCGGCTTGCGCGAAGGCCGGCGTCAGCCCGAACACTCGTCGTCGATGGGCTGA
- a CDS encoding DUF899 family protein — protein MTDVHASAQTLKPARQLADAPSRFPGENAEYRRARNELLAEEIELRRHIERVAAQRRALPPGGVVPEDYLFIGEAGPVKLSEMFGAHDTLVTYNWMFGPQRARPCPMCTSLLSAYDGEMPDILQRVAFAVIARSPIEKLVAFRKERGWRHLRLYSSGGNTFNRDYAAEDPAGDDNPAFNVFTRSGGTVRHFWAEEMGPSTADPGQDPRGAPDVMPIWTVLDMTPGGRGTDWYPKLEYDTAAR, from the coding sequence ATGACTGACGTACACGCATCCGCACAGACGCTGAAGCCGGCCCGGCAACTGGCCGACGCACCGAGCCGCTTTCCCGGCGAAAACGCCGAATATCGCCGGGCGCGCAATGAACTACTCGCCGAGGAAATCGAATTGCGCCGGCATATCGAACGGGTCGCCGCTCAGCGCCGCGCGTTGCCGCCTGGCGGTGTCGTGCCTGAGGACTACCTGTTCATTGGCGAAGCAGGGCCGGTGAAGCTCTCGGAAATGTTCGGCGCCCATGACACGCTCGTTACGTACAACTGGATGTTCGGCCCGCAGCGCGCCCGGCCGTGTCCCATGTGTACGTCGCTTCTGAGCGCGTACGACGGCGAAATGCCCGACATCCTGCAGCGCGTGGCGTTTGCGGTGATCGCCCGCTCGCCGATCGAGAAGCTGGTTGCGTTCAGGAAGGAGCGTGGCTGGCGGCATCTGCGGCTGTATTCATCGGGCGGCAATACCTTCAATCGCGACTACGCAGCGGAAGACCCAGCCGGCGACGACAATCCCGCGTTCAATGTGTTCACGCGCTCAGGCGGTACGGTGCGGCACTTCTGGGCGGAGGAGATGGGGCCGTCGACAGCGGACCCCGGCCAGGATCCACGCGGCGCGCCCGATGTGATGCCGATCTGGACCGTGCTCGACATGACACCCGGCGGCCGCGGCACGGACTGGTATCCGAAGCTGGAATACGATACCGCGGCGCGTTAG
- a CDS encoding MarR family winged helix-turn-helix transcriptional regulator — MTQRTENLLGVLALLVTDELNAQATVDALAGPTARAMLNAVGQYPDSSIEVLREAVDLSHPAAVRAVAGLVEAGLVEKKSGADKRAVALALTAAGKREAKRLQTARDRMLQRIVGRLDDSEREVLESLLIKILWNETRDPAHAMQLCRLCDDGPCLKAGCPVECREQGLPMPARSSP, encoded by the coding sequence ATGACGCAGCGCACAGAAAATCTGCTCGGCGTGCTCGCCCTCCTGGTCACGGACGAGCTGAACGCCCAAGCCACGGTGGACGCGCTCGCCGGTCCCACCGCGCGCGCCATGCTCAACGCGGTCGGCCAATATCCCGATTCATCGATTGAAGTGCTGCGCGAGGCGGTCGATCTCTCGCATCCGGCTGCCGTGCGCGCCGTGGCGGGACTGGTCGAGGCGGGTCTCGTCGAGAAAAAATCGGGCGCCGACAAACGCGCTGTCGCCCTTGCGTTGACCGCGGCCGGCAAGCGTGAGGCCAAACGTCTGCAAACGGCGCGCGACAGGATGCTGCAACGCATTGTCGGACGGCTCGACGACAGCGAGCGCGAGGTGCTGGAAAGCCTGCTGATCAAGATCTTGTGGAACGAGACCCGCGACCCCGCGCACGCCATGCAACTATGCCGCCTGTGCGATGACGGACCGTGCCTGAAAGCCGGCTGTCCGGTGGAATGCCGCGAACAGGGGCTGCCCATGCCGGCGCGGAGCAGCCCATGA
- the speB gene encoding agmatinase, with the protein MTELVYGDGAIRRASLYGSSIENTYAGVLSFMRRKYTRELEGVDVAVSGVPLDLATTFRAGARLGPAAVRAASVQLSELHPYPWGFNPFDELAVTDYGDCWFDAHNPLTIKESIVEHARTILRSDAKMLTLGGDHYITYPLLIAHAEKYGKPLSLIHFDAHCDTWADDSPDSLNHGSMFYKAVKDGLIDPKTSVQIGIRTWNDDCLGINILDAAWVHEHGTRAAVERIVSIVGTRPAYLTFDIDCLDPAFAPGTGTPVAGGLSSAQGLAIVRALGALNLVGADVVEVAPAYDQSEITAIAAAHIACDLLCLWRQRKVAEREA; encoded by the coding sequence ATGACTGAACTCGTCTACGGCGACGGCGCGATCCGACGCGCGTCGCTCTACGGCTCATCGATCGAAAACACCTATGCGGGCGTACTGTCGTTCATGCGCCGCAAGTACACGCGAGAACTCGAGGGCGTCGACGTGGCGGTCTCCGGCGTGCCGCTCGATCTGGCCACCACGTTCCGCGCGGGCGCGCGTCTCGGGCCCGCTGCGGTGCGCGCGGCCAGCGTGCAGTTGTCGGAGTTGCATCCGTATCCGTGGGGTTTCAATCCGTTCGACGAGCTCGCCGTGACCGACTATGGCGATTGCTGGTTCGACGCGCACAATCCGCTCACGATCAAGGAATCCATCGTCGAGCATGCGCGCACGATTCTGCGCTCGGATGCGAAGATGCTGACGCTCGGCGGCGATCACTACATCACCTATCCGCTGTTGATCGCGCACGCGGAGAAGTACGGCAAACCGCTCTCGCTGATTCATTTCGACGCCCATTGCGATACCTGGGCCGACGACAGTCCTGACAGCCTGAACCACGGATCGATGTTCTACAAGGCCGTGAAGGACGGCTTGATCGATCCGAAGACCTCGGTGCAGATCGGCATTCGCACATGGAACGACGATTGTCTGGGCATCAATATTCTCGATGCCGCCTGGGTTCACGAGCATGGCACGCGAGCGGCGGTGGAGCGGATCGTGTCGATTGTGGGGACACGTCCCGCATATTTGACGTTCGATATCGACTGTCTCGATCCGGCGTTCGCGCCCGGTACGGGGACGCCGGTGGCGGGCGGTTTGTCGTCGGCGCAGGGGCTGGCGATCGTGCGCGCGCTCGGCGCGTTGAATCTGGTGGGCGCGGACGTGGTGGAAGTGGCGCCGGCTTACGACCAGAGTGAGATCACGGCGATTGCCGCCGCGCATATCGCGTGCGATCTGCTGTGTCTGTGGCGGCAGCGCAAGGTTGCCGAACGCGAGGCCTAG
- a CDS encoding LysR substrate-binding domain-containing protein, protein MPLRLPPLPALRFFEAAGRHQSFKLAAAELNVTPSAISHGIVGLEQALGVELFVREPRGISLTTSGADYLSYVSEAFSLIAIGTQRLPNHRADRPIALSCAPTFASRWLLPRLAGFRARWPDVNVSVDTSHRQVGFPVDGFDFAIRMSRAPVAGTAWTRLFGERFVPVCSPAYLANLRDGQGNLDLRRATLIHVNAASEDWQAWLDATGTEGMDTHDGLRVDTIQLAFEAAAMGLGVALGRRPLVNRDIESGALVEACPTTIASTTAYWLVSAENADRRPELFDFKRWLVSEAEHFGAHTDAADPALRSAAN, encoded by the coding sequence ATGCCGCTTCGTCTACCACCGCTGCCGGCGCTTCGTTTTTTCGAAGCGGCTGGCAGGCATCAGAGTTTCAAACTCGCCGCCGCGGAACTGAATGTCACGCCGAGCGCGATCAGCCACGGTATTGTCGGACTGGAACAGGCGCTCGGCGTCGAACTGTTCGTGCGCGAGCCGCGCGGCATTTCGCTCACGACGAGCGGCGCGGACTATTTGTCCTACGTCTCCGAAGCGTTCTCGCTGATCGCCATCGGCACACAGCGCTTGCCGAATCACCGTGCGGATCGTCCGATCGCGCTGAGTTGCGCGCCGACCTTCGCGTCGCGCTGGCTGCTGCCGCGCCTCGCCGGCTTTCGCGCGCGTTGGCCGGATGTGAACGTGAGCGTCGACACCTCGCACCGTCAGGTCGGTTTTCCCGTCGACGGTTTCGACTTCGCGATTCGCATGAGCCGTGCGCCGGTTGCCGGCACCGCCTGGACGCGTCTGTTCGGCGAGCGCTTCGTGCCCGTATGCAGCCCCGCGTATCTGGCGAATCTGCGCGACGGGCAAGGCAATCTAGACCTGCGTCGGGCGACGCTCATTCATGTCAATGCCGCCAGCGAAGACTGGCAGGCGTGGCTGGATGCGACCGGCACCGAAGGCATGGATACACACGACGGCCTGCGCGTCGACACGATCCAGCTCGCCTTCGAAGCTGCCGCGATGGGCCTCGGCGTTGCGCTCGGCAGGCGGCCGCTGGTGAATCGCGATATCGAGAGCGGCGCGCTTGTGGAGGCCTGTCCGACCACCATCGCCTCCACCACGGCCTACTGGCTGGTCAGCGCGGAAAACGCGGACCGCCGGCCGGAACTCTTCGACTTCAAACGCTGGCTGGTCAGCGAGGCCGAGCACTTCGGCGCGCACACCGACGCCGCCGACCCGGCACTGCGCAGCGCCGCCAACTGA
- a CDS encoding cupin domain-containing protein, which produces MSIEVATRLQYIRKKNGLSQRELAKRAGVTNGTISLIEQNRVSPSVGSLKKLLECIPMSLAEFFTFEVEVERSVVSRRADMPNLGNESIEFYLAGSSVKDRNMGILREVYQPLSDTGPEMLEHEGHEGGVVVSGQIELTVDGTTWLLDPGDSYYFESRLPHRFRNPSAEHLCEIVSANSPPTF; this is translated from the coding sequence ATGTCCATAGAAGTAGCGACCCGTCTGCAATACATCCGCAAGAAGAATGGCTTGTCACAGCGCGAACTGGCGAAACGGGCGGGAGTGACGAACGGCACGATCTCGCTGATCGAACAGAATCGCGTGAGCCCTTCGGTCGGTTCGCTGAAGAAACTGCTCGAATGCATACCCATGAGTCTCGCCGAATTCTTCACGTTCGAAGTGGAAGTGGAGCGTTCGGTGGTGTCGCGCCGCGCCGACATGCCGAACCTCGGCAATGAGTCGATCGAGTTCTATCTGGCGGGTTCGAGTGTGAAGGACCGCAACATGGGCATCTTGCGCGAGGTCTATCAGCCGTTGTCGGACACGGGGCCGGAAATGCTGGAGCACGAAGGGCACGAGGGCGGGGTGGTGGTCAGCGGTCAGATCGAACTGACGGTGGACGGCACCACGTGGCTGCTCGACCCCGGTGACAGCTACTACTTCGAAAGCCGTCTTCCGCATCGTTTTCGCAATCCCAGCGCGGAGCATCTTTGCGAGATCGTGTCGGCCAATTCGCCGCCCACCTTCTGA
- a CDS encoding EAL domain-containing protein has translation MILLAKLRDALSVAERDPDLVRSQLEAFGHQVPLLYFILLVNTAAVAVTHVSCAPAWLSVYFPATLCALCIIRCIRWWHLRHRVLTLDQAVPELRKLIWLAGLFAIAFSSWSLLLFPYGTAYEQTQVAFYMATTLVGCVFCLMHLRAAAMLLLSIVILTFSTFLVFTGYPVFIAMAVDMTLVGVALAFIIQLYCRTFADVVHAQRELQASQQKTQRLSDDNFRLASIDSLTDLPNRRSFFASLRALSEQALGASTGFNVGLIDLDGFKQVNDIYGHACGDLVLQEVGSRLLALAEPGIFFARLGGDEFGVLAQHKLADETLVELGERICEALGQPYRVAGNVAELSGTIGWAAFPEAGTTVAQVFERADAALYVGKESRRGTPVIFSTEHETRIRRSSLVTQELRHADLESELFLEFQPICDVFTQRTIGLEALGRWHNARLGAVRPEEFIRIAERTELILRITEVLLHKALDEAARWPSELYLSFNLSAIDICTSARARRLIDIVMASGVPPHRVSFEITETAVTRDFEQARCSLTMIKKAGCRVSLDDFGTGYSSLSYVHRLPFDTIKIDRSFMTDVDTNSASKKIVKSVLDLCRNLGLECVLEGIETASQVEVVKALGARAVQGYLFSRPMRASAIAHYLESACVHSYAVQMQP, from the coding sequence ATGATTCTGTTAGCCAAATTGAGGGACGCGTTGTCGGTCGCGGAACGCGACCCCGATCTCGTCCGTTCGCAGCTCGAAGCATTCGGCCATCAGGTCCCGCTCCTCTACTTCATACTGCTCGTCAATACCGCGGCCGTCGCCGTCACGCACGTCAGTTGCGCGCCGGCATGGTTGTCGGTCTATTTTCCGGCGACGTTGTGCGCCTTGTGCATCATCCGGTGCATACGATGGTGGCATCTTCGGCACCGCGTCCTGACTCTCGACCAGGCGGTGCCCGAACTGCGCAAGCTGATCTGGCTTGCCGGCCTCTTTGCGATCGCATTCAGCAGCTGGTCGTTGCTGCTTTTTCCCTACGGCACCGCGTACGAACAGACGCAAGTCGCGTTTTACATGGCGACCACGCTGGTCGGTTGCGTGTTCTGCCTGATGCACCTGCGCGCGGCTGCCATGCTGCTGCTGTCGATCGTCATCCTGACTTTTTCGACTTTTCTGGTTTTCACCGGCTATCCGGTCTTCATCGCGATGGCCGTCGACATGACACTGGTCGGCGTCGCGCTCGCCTTCATCATTCAGCTGTACTGCCGGACCTTTGCCGACGTGGTGCACGCACAGCGCGAGTTGCAGGCGAGCCAGCAAAAAACGCAGCGCCTCAGCGACGACAACTTCCGGCTCGCGAGCATCGACAGTCTGACGGACCTGCCCAACCGGCGCAGTTTCTTCGCGTCGTTGCGCGCGCTGTCCGAGCAGGCGCTCGGCGCCAGTACCGGCTTCAATGTCGGGCTGATCGATCTCGACGGCTTCAAACAGGTCAACGATATCTACGGCCACGCCTGCGGCGATCTCGTCCTTCAGGAGGTCGGCTCGCGCCTGCTCGCGCTTGCCGAGCCCGGCATTTTCTTCGCGCGCCTCGGCGGCGATGAGTTCGGGGTGCTCGCGCAGCACAAACTGGCGGACGAGACGCTCGTCGAGTTGGGCGAGCGCATCTGCGAGGCGCTCGGTCAGCCATATCGAGTAGCCGGCAACGTCGCCGAACTGTCGGGCACGATCGGTTGGGCCGCATTCCCCGAGGCCGGCACGACGGTGGCGCAAGTGTTCGAACGCGCCGACGCGGCGCTATACGTCGGCAAGGAAAGCCGGCGCGGCACTCCGGTCATCTTCTCGACCGAACATGAAACGCGGATCCGGCGTTCGAGTCTCGTGACTCAGGAGCTCCGCCATGCGGATCTCGAGTCGGAACTGTTTCTGGAGTTTCAGCCAATCTGCGACGTGTTCACCCAACGCACCATCGGTCTGGAAGCGCTCGGACGTTGGCACAACGCACGGCTCGGCGCGGTCAGGCCGGAAGAATTCATTCGGATTGCCGAGCGCACCGAACTGATTCTGCGCATCACGGAAGTGCTGCTGCATAAAGCGCTCGATGAAGCGGCGCGCTGGCCGTCCGAGCTGTATCTGTCGTTCAATCTGTCGGCGATCGATATCTGCACGTCGGCGCGCGCCCGCCGCCTGATCGATATCGTCATGGCAAGCGGCGTGCCGCCGCATCGCGTGTCGTTCGAAATCACCGAGACCGCCGTGACGCGTGATTTCGAACAGGCCCGCTGTTCGCTGACGATGATCAAGAAAGCCGGCTGCCGCGTATCGCTCGACGACTTCGGCACCGGTTATTCGAGCCTCAGCTACGTACACCGCCTGCCCTTCGATACGATCAAGATCGACCGCAGCTTCATGACGGACGTGGACACCAACAGCGCGTCGAAGAAGATCGTCAAGTCGGTGCTCGACCTGTGCCGCAACCTCGGACTCGAATGCGTGCTGGAAGGAATCGAGACCGCATCGCAAGTCGAGGTCGTCAAGGCGCTCGGCGCCCGCGCGGTGCAGGGGTATCTGTTCAGCCGGCCGATGCGGGCGAGCGCGATTGCGCACTATCTGGAATCGGCTTGCGTACACAGCTACGCCGTACAGATGCAGCCGTAG